The sequence below is a genomic window from Coffea arabica cultivar ET-39 chromosome 8e, Coffea Arabica ET-39 HiFi, whole genome shotgun sequence.
CTTTGGAATAGACCTTATGGTATTaaaggtgatgaaaaagaaaaataaatttcttacactaaataaaagagacaaatttaagagacataattgcaataaaataaatcaaataaataaataaatgaaagacacaaatgttttaattatctagctaacagaaaattgaaactccaaacacaaatctttgattgaattgatgCAAAATTTTCAGGAAAGATCGATGgaagtagaataaaaataaaaatgatgaaagggatgaacaatttttataacagagtttcacaaattttttttcattttgttcatttgGTTCATGTTTCACTGAGAATATTCGCTTTCTTCAAATAAGATGAGGAGGGGTGGATCATATAGGATTAGAATATGAGGCTGTGAGCCACTTCACTTGCACTTagaattaaaaattacaaagtTATAAAATGattcataattttttaatattcataAAATATATCCTACGGGTCGGATACCCgcagatttttatttttatttttatttgtatccGTATCCGTACCCGATTTTTGTGGGTACCCGACCCTCATCTGCCCCGCTAAAAAAAATCGGATCGGATATCCTAtttttcggatcggatcggatgAGGTTCATCGGGTTTTCGGATAGGACGGTTTTTTGCCCCCccctaatcttttttttttttccaaaacgtTAGCATTTTATATATATCTCCTTAACCTGTACAGTGTTTGGACAACGGTccaaagaaaaggaacaaaCTGTCCCAGCAACTTACTGATGCACTAGCATCTAAGATTGGGATTCACCCATTCTTCATCTATCCAGATGTTTAGAGCATGCAAGCTCAACTTAATACATTCTACTTTCCTTGAAATAGCAAAAGAGATAGAGCATTTTTGAAACAGATTACAAATGGACCTTATATCCTCTAATAGAGTAGCCATCAGATGATTGTTGTGACTTGGTTTCTTTATGGCTTCTACCAGCTTTCGGTTGTCTAGTTCCACTTGAATGTTCCTCCATCCTTGATTACCAGCTTTCAGTAGAGCTAATATGACTGCTGCAGCTTGATCTTGTAGTAAATCTCCTGATGTCCTTTCTATTATTGCCCAAACTGCTTGCAATTGTCCCATATAGTCTGTTGCTGAGATTCCAATCCCCACGGTTGGTTGATCTTTACTTTGGTGGGTGTGAATCTTTAGCAGCAGTCCAGTATGGCACTCCATTTGCTCTTGATCTGTCCTTTGCTGTTCCTCAGTTTCCAGAGTGCTCTTCCCAGCATCCTTCCCTTTGTtagcttcttcaaattttgtCCATTCCTTTAGAGCCTTCTCTATTATCTTAAAAGGCTCCTTCTCCTTATGGTTAAACTCTCTATTGTTCCTTGCCTTCCAGATCTGCCAGAGTATATTGATGGTGAGGTTGACTTGATCCTGCCCTCCTCTGCTCACTTGAGCTTCATGTATTGCAGACCACCATTTGGTGAAGCAATTTGCCAGGTGTTCTATTCCATCACACTTCACTGGCGCCATTTTTCAGATTTCCTTAACATTATGGCATTGGAGTAGCATATGTTCAATTGTTTCTTCATTTGCCCCACATCCAGCACATATCGGGGTTCCTTGCCTAGTCCTTGAGTAGATGACTTCTCTAACTGGTAGCCCCCCATGCAAGCACTTCcatatgaaaattttcatcttttgACTTACGTTCTGCTTCCACAGTGAACTCCATATTTGAGAGATGGTTCTATCCAGGCTAGTTCCAGCTTCGTCCCTCCTTCCAGAGCTctccatttcctttttcttcacccAAGCCTTGTATCCAGACTGAACTGTATATTGTCCATTTTGATTATGCGCCCAGTAGTAGCTGTCTTCTATTCCTGTCACACTTATTGGTATAGTCAGGATTCTTACAGCATCTTGATGATTGAAAGTTTTGAAGATAAGGACTCTATTCCATCTATTGTTCCTAATCAGTTCAGACACCAGTTTTAGTTGGCACCCCTGGGGCTTAACAGATGTTGGTTTCCCTCCTGGTGTCTCTGGGATCCAATTGTCTTCCCAAATTCTTGTCCCCTTCCCGTTACCTATTCTCCTCCTGATTCCTTCCTGCAATTCATTTCTGACCCCAGATAGGCTCCTCCAGATCCACGATGCGTTCTGAGGCACCTTGCTATTGAACACTAATAGCTTAGGATAGTACTTCTCCTTTAACACTTTACTGACTAGCAAGTTTGGTTGTGTAATTAACTTCCAAACTTGTTTAGCCAGCAGAGCTTTGTTAAACAGTTGCAGATCCTTAAATCCTAATCCCCCCTTGCTTCTTTTCGCTGCCATTTTCTTCCATCCTATCCAGTGTATTTTTTTATTCCCATCATTGTCACCCCACCAGTAATCTGCCATTTTAGAACTCAACGCCCTGCATAGCTTCGTATGTAGTTTGAAGCAAGACATAGTGTAGGTAGGCATGGCCATTGCTACAGCTTTAAGCATTATCTCCTTCCCTCCCTGACTTAGCAGCTTGTTTTTCCATCCCTGCAATTTCTTGTCAACAGAGTTCCTTATGAATCCAAACACCTGCTCCTTGGATCTTGTGATTATCATAGGTAGTCCAAGATATTTACCTTGTCCTACCTGTTTAATTGATCCCATGGCTTGACAGACCTCACTTCTCACAGACTGCATTGTATTTTTGCTAAAGTATACTGATGACTTTTCCTTATTAATGAGCTGCCCCGTAGCCTCTTCATACTGCTTAAGaatcatcatcagttttatAGCTTCCTGTTTGTTAGCTTTACAGAAGACAAGGGAGTCATCAGCAAAGAATAGGTGGGTGATTGCAGGCGCCCCTCTACTAATTTTTACTCCAGTCAGCTCCTTCTCCACCTTAGCTTTCTGCAGTAGATTTGATAGTCCTTCTGAGCATAGTAAAAACAAGTAGGGAGAGAGTGGATCGCCTTGCCTTATGCCTCTAGTGGGGGTAACAAACTCCTTCTGCTCACCATTGATGTTAAATGAATAAGTTACTGAGCTGATGCATGCTGTGATCCATCCTACCCAAGTAGAGCAAAATCCCATTTTCTCCATTATTGCCTTTAGGAATCTCCATTCCACCCTGTCATAGGCTTTCGACATATCCAGTTTCACAGCCATAGAACCTACTCcacctttccttttgttttttagaTAATGCATTAACTCATGGGAAAGAATGATATTATCTAAAATTTGCCTACCTGGTACGAATGCAGATTGAGATTTGCTAATGCACCTACTGAGAAAAGGTTTCAGTCTGTTGGCAAGAATTTTAGCTAGAGCTTTGTAGACTACTTGACAAAGACTTATAGGTCTATACTGGTTAATCTCTATGGGACAATCAATTTTTGGGATCAGAGATATAATCGTATGATTTATGGCTTTTAAGATAACACCATGATGGAAGAAACCTTGGATTGCATTTACCAAATCCTTTTTAATAATACtccagaatttttgaaagaatagAGGGGACATGCCATCACTTCCAGGAGCCTTATTAGGATCCATAGAGAAGAAAGCAGACTTGATTTCATTTTCATCCACTTTTTTAGTTAGCTCCTTATTCATTTGTTCAGTTATAGTCACTGGAATCCCATCTAATATCTCTTCTAGTTCCCCAGTTGCTGAACTCTTAAACAGATCCTTATAGTAATTTGCTACTTCTTTCCCCAGTTCATCTGCATTTGCAGTCCATTCTCCATTAGCCATTCTCATATTctgaattttgtttcttttcctccttccTTTAACAGTAGCATGAAAGAATTGAGTGTTCTTATCGCTCTCCTTCAACCATGTTAGTCTAGATTTCTGATTCCAGTATGCTTCTTCATCCTCATATGCCTTTTTCAACTGCCATTTCATTTCCTGCACTTGTTGCTTTTTGTTTTCAGTTGTTGAGATCTTGATGTCATCAATTTGCTTTTTGCACCATTTGATTTTTTCAAGTGAGTTCCCTTTCTTGCTGCTGCTCCA
It includes:
- the LOC140012621 gene encoding uncharacterized protein, which gives rise to MNKSGGMTILWNNEVKISEVQASAFTIEAKVEDEEKRESWWFVGVYASCDSQVRKGQWEVINRRKSGKPWTWCNNWYGTGEVKERLDRGLCTVDWSQCYVDANCTHIESHASDHSMLVLDTQKDKKYRKKRFQFDKRWIQQEDVEGVVKKAWSIHCEGTRWFKVKQKIRNCRVELLKWSSSKKGNSLEKIKWCKKQIDDIKISTTENKKQQVQEMKWQLKKAYEDEEAYWNQKSRLTWLKESDKNTQFFHATVKGRRKRNKIQNMRMANGEWTANADELGKEVANYYKDLFKSSATGELEEILDGIPVTITEQMNKELTKKVDENEIKSAFFSMDPNKAPGSDGMSPLFFQKFWSIIKKDLVNAIQGFFHHGVILKAINHTIISLIPKIDCPIEINQYRPISLCQVVYKALAKILANRLKPFLSRCISKSQSAFVPGRQILDNIILSHELMHYLKNKRKGGVGSMAVKLDMSKAYDRVEWRFLKAIMEKMGFCSTWVGWITACISSVTYSFNINGEQKEFVTPTRGIRQGDPLSPYLFLLCSEGLSNLLQKAKVEKELTGVKISRGAPAITHLFFADDSLVFCKANKQEAIKLMMILKQYEEATGQLINKEKSSVYFSKNTMQSVRSEVCQAMGSIKQVGQGKYLGLPMIITRSKEQVFGFIRNSVDKKLQGWKNKLLSQGGKEIMLKAVAMAMPTYTMSCFKLHTKLCRALSSKMADYWWGDNDGNKKIHWIGWKKMAAKRSKGGLGFKDLQLFNKALLAKQVWKLITQPNLLVSKVLKEKYYPKLLVFNSKVPQNASWIWRSLSGVRNELQEGIRRRIGNGKGTRIWEDNWIPETPGGKPTSVKPQGCQLKLVSELIRNNRWNRVLIFKTFNHQDAVRILTIPISVTGIEDSYYWAHNQNGQYTVQSGYKAWVKKKEMESSGRRDEAGTSLDRTISQIWSSLWKQNVSQKMKIFIWKCLHGGLPVREVIYSRTRQGTPICAGCGANEETIEHMLLQCHNVKEI